A single region of the Pseudomonas sp. GGS8 genome encodes:
- a CDS encoding helix-turn-helix transcriptional regulator encodes MNLDLDEIIKALAHPVRREILHWLKDPTVEFPDQTHSNEHGVCAGQIDQRCGLSQSTVSAHLATLQRAGLISSRKVGQWHFFKRNEETIQEFLRTFSKEL; translated from the coding sequence ATGAACCTCGACCTCGACGAAATAATAAAAGCCCTGGCACACCCAGTACGGCGAGAAATCCTGCACTGGCTCAAAGACCCGACCGTCGAATTCCCCGACCAGACCCATAGCAACGAGCACGGCGTCTGCGCCGGGCAGATCGATCAACGTTGCGGTTTGTCGCAGTCCACGGTGTCTGCACACCTGGCGACCCTGCAACGCGCCGGCCTGATCAGCAGCCGCAAAGTCGGCCAGTGGCATTTTTTCAAACGCAACGAGGAAACCATCCAGGAATTCCTCCGCACCTTCAGCAAAGAGCTCTGA
- the emhC gene encoding efflux RND transporter outer membrane subunit EmhC, with the protein MRKSLLSLAVTAFVLSGCSLIPDYQRPEAPVAGQYPQGPAYSSAQAPNQAAAEQGWKQFFHDPALQQVIQTALENNRDLRVAALNIDAYAAQYRIQRADLFPAVSATGSGSRQRVPARASQTGEANISSSYSATVGISAYELDLFGRVRSLSEEALQKYFATEEARRSTQISLVASVANAYLTWQADKELLKLTQETLGAYEESYKLTSRSNEVGVASALDLAQSRTTVENARAQQAKYTRQVAQDENSLVLLLGTGIPANLQVAKPLSDDLLSDVPAGLPSDLLQRRPDILQAEYNLKAANANIGAARAAFFPSISLTANAGSLSPDLSGLFKGGSGTWLFQPQINLPIFNAGSLRASLDYSKIQKDIGVANYEKSIQTAFQEVADGLAARQTYTEQLQAQRDFVSANQDYYRLAERRYRIGVDSNLTFLDAQRQLFSAQQALITDRLAQLTSAVNLYKALGGGWNEQTAKNEPLKEEAPKMKLF; encoded by the coding sequence ATGCGCAAGTCGCTACTCTCCCTGGCAGTCACCGCCTTCGTGCTAAGTGGCTGCTCGCTGATACCCGATTATCAGCGGCCTGAAGCACCGGTGGCGGGCCAATACCCGCAAGGCCCGGCGTATTCGTCGGCCCAGGCGCCCAACCAGGCCGCCGCCGAACAGGGCTGGAAGCAGTTTTTCCACGACCCTGCGCTGCAGCAGGTGATTCAGACCGCGCTGGAGAACAACCGTGACCTGCGTGTCGCGGCGCTGAACATCGACGCTTATGCGGCTCAGTACCGCATCCAGCGTGCCGATCTGTTCCCGGCGGTTTCGGCCACCGGCAGCGGCAGCCGTCAGCGGGTTCCGGCACGGGCCTCGCAAACCGGTGAAGCGAACATCAGCAGTTCCTACTCGGCCACCGTCGGCATCAGCGCCTATGAACTCGACCTGTTCGGTCGGGTGCGCAGCCTGAGCGAAGAAGCCCTGCAGAAATACTTCGCCACTGAAGAAGCGCGCCGCAGCACGCAGATCAGTCTGGTGGCCAGCGTGGCCAATGCCTACTTGACCTGGCAGGCTGACAAGGAGCTGCTGAAACTCACCCAGGAAACCCTCGGGGCCTACGAAGAGAGTTACAAGCTCACCTCGCGCAGCAACGAAGTGGGTGTAGCCTCGGCGCTGGATCTGGCCCAGTCGCGTACCACGGTGGAAAACGCCCGTGCGCAACAGGCCAAGTACACCCGTCAGGTCGCCCAGGATGAAAACAGCCTGGTATTGTTGCTCGGCACCGGTATCCCGGCCAATCTGCAAGTGGCCAAGCCACTGTCGGATGACCTGCTGAGCGACGTGCCGGCCGGCCTGCCGTCGGACTTGCTGCAACGTCGCCCGGACATTCTCCAGGCCGAATACAACCTCAAGGCTGCCAACGCCAACATCGGCGCGGCACGGGCTGCGTTCTTCCCGAGCATCAGCCTGACCGCCAATGCCGGTTCCCTGAGCCCGGACCTGTCCGGTCTGTTCAAGGGCGGTTCGGGCACCTGGTTGTTCCAGCCGCAAATCAACCTGCCGATCTTCAACGCCGGCAGCCTGCGCGCCAGCCTGGATTACTCCAAGATCCAGAAAGACATCGGCGTGGCGAACTACGAGAAGTCCATTCAAACGGCCTTCCAGGAAGTCGCCGATGGCCTGGCCGCACGCCAGACTTACACCGAGCAGTTGCAGGCTCAGCGTGATTTCGTCAGCGCGAACCAGGACTACTACCGTCTGGCCGAGCGTCGTTATCGCATCGGTGTCGACAGTAACCTGACCTTCCTCGACGCCCAGCGCCAGCTGTTCAGTGCCCAACAAGCGCTGATCACCGACCGTCTGGCGCAGCTGACCAGTGCGGTCAACCTGTACAAGGCGTTGGGCGGTGGCTGGAATGAACAGACGGCGAAGAACGAGCCGTTGAAAGAAGAAGCGCCGAAGATGAAGTTGTTCTGA
- the emhR gene encoding efflux system transcriptional repressor EmhR produces the protein MVRRTKEEAQETRSQILEAAEKAFFERGVARTTLADIATLAGVTRGAIYWHFSNKADLLQAMLDTLHEPLNEMAKASESEDELDPLGCMRKLLIHLFQQVAMDPKTRRINEILFHKCEFTDEMCDLRQQRRTVNLDCNVRIALALSNAVNRGQLPDNLDTARAAISLHAYIDGILYQWLLAPESFQLHAEAERWVDTGLDMLRLSPSLRK, from the coding sequence ATGGTTCGTCGTACCAAAGAGGAAGCTCAAGAAACCCGAAGCCAGATACTCGAAGCGGCAGAAAAAGCCTTTTTCGAGCGGGGCGTGGCACGCACGACGCTGGCGGATATCGCCACCCTGGCCGGGGTGACCCGCGGGGCTATTTACTGGCATTTCAGTAACAAGGCGGATCTGCTGCAGGCGATGCTCGATACACTGCATGAACCACTGAATGAAATGGCCAAGGCCAGTGAAAGCGAAGATGAACTCGATCCGCTGGGCTGCATGCGCAAGCTGCTGATTCATTTGTTTCAGCAAGTTGCCATGGACCCGAAAACCCGACGCATCAACGAGATTCTGTTTCATAAGTGCGAATTCACCGATGAAATGTGCGACCTGCGCCAGCAGCGCCGAACGGTCAATCTCGATTGCAATGTGCGAATCGCGCTGGCCCTGAGTAATGCAGTGAATCGTGGGCAGTTGCCGGATAACCTCGACACTGCTCGCGCGGCCATCAGCCTGCATGCCTATATTGATGGCATCCTGTATCAGTGGCTGTTGGCGCCCGAGAGTTTTCAACTGCACGCCGAAGCCGAGCGTTGGGTCGATACAGGGTTGGATATGCTGCGCTTGAGTCCCAGCCTGCGCAAATGA
- the emhB gene encoding efflux RND transporter permease subunit EmhB, with amino-acid sequence MSKFFIDRPIFAWVIALVIMLVGALSILKLPINQYPSIAPPAIAISVTYPGASAQTVQDTVVQVIEQQLNGIDNLRYVSSESNSDGSMTITATFEQGTSSDTAQVQVQNKLNLATPLLPQEVQQQGIRVTKSVKNFLMVIGVVSRDGSMTKDDLSNYIVSNMQDPISRTAGVGDFQVFGAQYAMRIWLDPAKLNNFNLTPVDVKTAIAAQNVQISSGQLGGLPALPGQQLNATIIGKTRLQTAEQFQEILLKVNKDGSQVRLKDVAEVGLGGENYSVSAQFNGSPASGMAVKLANGANALDTAKALRKTIDDLKPFFPQGMEVVFPYDTTPVVTESIKGVVETLVEAIVLVFLVMFLFLQNFRATVITTMTVPVVLLGTFGILAAFGFSINTLTMFGMVLAIGLLVDDAIVVVENVERVMSEEGLSPKEATKKSMGQIQGALVGIALVLSAVLLPMAFFSGSTGVIYKQFSITIVSAMALSVMVALIFTPALCATMLKAIPKGEHGTPKRGFFGWFNRNFDRGVKSYERGVGNMLAYKAPYLLAYLIIVVGMIWLFTRIPTAFLPEEDQGVLFAQVQTPAGSSSQRTQVVVDEMREFLLRPSKDGGEADAVASVFTVTGFNFAGRGQSSGMAFIMLKPWDERNADNSVFKLAARAQQHFFTFRDAMVFAFAPPAVLELGNATGFDVFLQDRAGIGHNKLMEARNQFLGMAAQSKVLSQVRPNGLNDEPQYQLEIDDEKASALGVTLTDINNTLSIALGSSYVNDFIDRGRVKKVYVQGLPGARMSPEDLKKWYVRNSAGTMVPFSAFARGEWIYGSPKLARYNGVEAMEILGAPAPGYSTGEAMAEVEALAKKLPAGVGISWTGLSYEERLSGSQAPALYALSLLMVFLCLAALYESWSIPIAVMLVVPLGIIGALMATSLRGLSNDVYFQVGLLTTIGLAAKNAILIVEFAKELHEQGRSLRDAAIEACRMRLRPIIMTSLAFVLGVVPLAISTGAGSGSQHAIGTGVIGGMLTATILAIFWVPLFFVTVSSMGQRKVADQDDAIETPQEAG; translated from the coding sequence ATGTCGAAATTTTTTATCGACCGTCCGATTTTCGCCTGGGTAATTGCCCTGGTGATCATGCTGGTCGGGGCTTTATCGATTCTCAAGCTGCCGATCAACCAATACCCGAGCATTGCGCCTCCGGCCATTGCGATCTCTGTGACTTACCCGGGCGCGTCTGCACAAACCGTGCAAGACACCGTGGTGCAGGTGATCGAGCAACAGCTCAACGGTATCGACAATCTGCGTTATGTCTCGTCGGAAAGTAACTCTGACGGCAGCATGACCATTACTGCGACCTTCGAGCAGGGCACCAGCTCCGATACCGCGCAGGTTCAGGTCCAGAACAAACTGAACCTGGCCACCCCGCTGCTGCCGCAAGAAGTACAGCAGCAGGGTATCCGCGTGACCAAGTCGGTGAAAAACTTCCTGATGGTCATCGGTGTGGTATCACGCGACGGCAGCATGACCAAGGACGACCTGTCCAACTACATCGTGTCGAACATGCAGGACCCGATCTCGCGGACCGCCGGTGTCGGTGACTTCCAGGTCTTCGGTGCCCAGTACGCGATGCGGATCTGGCTCGACCCGGCCAAGTTGAACAACTTCAACCTGACCCCGGTGGACGTGAAAACCGCCATCGCGGCGCAGAACGTCCAGATCTCGTCCGGTCAACTCGGCGGCTTGCCTGCCCTGCCCGGCCAGCAACTGAACGCTACGATCATCGGCAAGACCCGCCTGCAGACCGCCGAGCAGTTCCAGGAAATCCTGCTCAAGGTCAACAAGGACGGCTCGCAGGTTCGCCTCAAAGACGTCGCCGAAGTAGGCCTGGGTGGCGAGAACTACAGCGTCAGCGCCCAGTTCAACGGCAGCCCGGCTTCCGGTATGGCGGTGAAACTGGCCAACGGTGCCAACGCCCTCGACACCGCCAAGGCCCTGCGCAAAACCATCGATGACCTGAAACCGTTCTTCCCGCAAGGGATGGAAGTGGTGTTCCCGTACGACACCACCCCGGTGGTGACCGAATCGATCAAGGGTGTGGTTGAAACCCTGGTCGAAGCGATCGTGCTGGTGTTCCTGGTGATGTTCCTGTTCCTGCAGAACTTCCGCGCCACCGTCATCACCACGATGACCGTGCCGGTGGTATTGCTGGGTACGTTCGGGATCCTCGCGGCCTTCGGCTTCAGCATCAATACCCTGACCATGTTCGGTATGGTGCTGGCCATCGGCTTGCTGGTGGACGATGCCATCGTCGTGGTGGAAAACGTCGAACGGGTCATGAGCGAAGAAGGCCTGTCACCCAAGGAGGCCACCAAGAAATCCATGGGGCAGATCCAGGGCGCGCTGGTCGGTATTGCCTTGGTGTTGTCGGCGGTACTGTTGCCGATGGCGTTCTTCAGTGGTTCCACCGGTGTGATCTACAAGCAGTTCTCGATCACCATCGTTTCGGCCATGGCCTTGTCGGTGATGGTTGCATTGATCTTCACCCCGGCGCTCTGCGCCACCATGCTCAAGGCGATTCCGAAAGGCGAGCACGGCACGCCGAAACGCGGCTTCTTCGGCTGGTTCAACCGTAACTTCGACCGAGGCGTCAAAAGCTACGAGCGCGGCGTCGGCAACATGCTCGCGTACAAGGCTCCGTACCTGCTGGCGTACCTGATCATCGTGGTCGGCATGATCTGGCTGTTCACCCGCATTCCAACGGCGTTCCTGCCGGAAGAAGACCAGGGTGTACTGTTTGCTCAGGTGCAAACCCCGGCCGGCTCCAGCTCCCAGCGCACACAAGTGGTCGTGGATGAAATGCGCGAGTTCCTGCTGCGTCCGAGCAAGGATGGCGGCGAAGCCGATGCGGTGGCCTCGGTGTTTACCGTGACCGGCTTCAACTTCGCCGGCCGTGGCCAGAGTTCGGGCATGGCGTTCATCATGCTCAAACCGTGGGACGAACGTAACGCCGACAACAGCGTGTTCAAACTGGCGGCCCGTGCCCAACAGCACTTCTTTACCTTCCGCGATGCCATGGTGTTTGCCTTTGCACCACCGGCGGTACTGGAACTGGGTAACGCCACCGGTTTCGACGTGTTCCTTCAGGACCGCGCCGGTATCGGTCACAACAAGCTGATGGAAGCCCGTAACCAGTTCCTCGGTATGGCGGCGCAAAGCAAGGTCCTGTCGCAAGTCCGTCCGAACGGTCTGAACGACGAGCCGCAGTACCAGCTGGAAATCGACGATGAGAAGGCCAGCGCCCTGGGCGTGACCCTCACCGACATCAACAACACCCTGTCGATTGCCCTGGGCAGTAGCTACGTGAACGACTTCATCGACCGCGGTCGTGTGAAGAAGGTTTACGTGCAAGGCCTGCCTGGCGCTCGCATGAGCCCTGAAGACCTGAAGAAGTGGTACGTGCGCAACAGCGCCGGCACCATGGTTCCGTTCTCGGCGTTCGCCAGGGGGGAATGGATCTACGGCTCGCCGAAACTGGCCCGTTACAACGGCGTGGAAGCGATGGAAATCCTCGGTGCCCCGGCGCCTGGCTATTCCACCGGTGAAGCCATGGCCGAAGTCGAAGCCCTGGCCAAGAAACTGCCGGCTGGTGTCGGTATTTCCTGGACGGGTCTGTCGTACGAGGAACGTCTGTCCGGCTCGCAAGCGCCAGCGTTGTACGCCTTGTCGCTGCTGATGGTGTTCCTGTGCCTGGCGGCGTTGTATGAAAGCTGGTCGATCCCGATCGCGGTCATGTTGGTCGTGCCGCTGGGGATCATCGGTGCCCTGATGGCGACCAGCCTGCGCGGCCTGTCCAACGACGTGTATTTCCAGGTGGGGCTGTTGACCACCATCGGTCTGGCGGCGAAAAACGCCATTCTGATCGTCGAGTTCGCCAAGGAACTGCATGAGCAAGGGCGTAGCCTGCGCGATGCCGCGATCGAAGCCTGCCGGATGCGTCTGCGACCGATCATCATGACCTCGCTCGCGTTCGTGCTCGGCGTGGTACCGCTGGCCATTTCCACGGGCGCAGGTTCGGGTAGCCAACATGCGATCGGTACCGGGGTGATTGGCGGTATGCTCACGGCCACGATCCTGGCGATCTTCTGGGTTCCGTTGTTCTTCGTCACCGTGTCGTCCATGGGCCAGCGCAAAGTCGCCGACCAGGATGACGCCATTGAAACTCCTCAAGAGGCTGGCTAA
- a CDS encoding MFS transporter, whose product MPLSLLILALSAFAIGTTEFVIMGLLPDVAADLGVSIPGAGWLVTGYALGVAIGAPFMALATARLPRKAALVVLMGIFIIGNLLCALASDYNVLMFARVVTALCHGAFFGIGSVVAAGLVPANKRASAVALMFTGLTLANVLGVPLGTALGQEAGWRSTFWAVTVIGVVALIGLIRFLPAKRDEEKLDMRAELRALKGAGIWLSLSMTALFAASVFTLFTYVAPLLGEVTGVSPRGVTWTLVLIGLGLTVGNIIGGKLADKGMAATLIGVFISMAVVSTVLTWTSVALIPTEITLFLWATACFAAVPALQVNVVTFGKAAPNLVSTLNIGAFNVGNALGAWVGGSVIAHGFGLTRVPLAAAALAVLALLVTLITFRQSGDPELAPATSN is encoded by the coding sequence ATGCCCCTCTCGCTACTCATTCTGGCCTTGAGCGCCTTCGCCATCGGCACCACCGAGTTCGTCATCATGGGCTTGCTGCCCGATGTGGCAGCGGACCTCGGCGTGTCGATCCCCGGCGCCGGTTGGCTGGTGACCGGTTACGCCCTGGGCGTGGCCATCGGTGCGCCGTTCATGGCACTGGCCACCGCCAGGCTGCCGCGCAAGGCCGCGTTGGTAGTGTTGATGGGGATTTTCATTATCGGCAACCTGCTCTGCGCCCTGGCCAGTGACTACAACGTCCTGATGTTTGCCCGAGTGGTCACGGCGCTGTGCCACGGCGCGTTCTTCGGCATCGGTTCGGTGGTGGCGGCAGGTCTGGTGCCGGCCAATAAACGCGCGTCGGCCGTGGCCCTGATGTTTACCGGCCTGACCCTGGCCAACGTCCTCGGCGTGCCACTGGGCACCGCGCTCGGCCAGGAAGCCGGCTGGCGTTCGACCTTCTGGGCGGTGACCGTGATCGGCGTGGTTGCACTGATCGGTTTGATCCGCTTCCTGCCGGCCAAGCGCGATGAAGAGAAACTCGACATGCGCGCCGAACTGCGCGCCCTCAAGGGCGCCGGTATCTGGCTATCGTTGAGCATGACCGCCTTGTTCGCCGCGTCGGTCTTCACCTTATTCACCTATGTCGCCCCACTGTTGGGCGAGGTCACCGGTGTCTCCCCACGCGGCGTTACCTGGACCCTGGTGCTCATCGGCCTGGGCCTGACAGTCGGCAACATCATCGGCGGCAAGCTGGCTGACAAAGGCATGGCGGCGACGCTGATCGGCGTGTTCATCAGCATGGCAGTGGTCTCCACCGTGCTGACCTGGACCAGCGTGGCCCTGATCCCGACCGAAATCACCCTGTTCCTCTGGGCCACCGCGTGCTTTGCCGCCGTCCCCGCCCTGCAAGTGAACGTGGTGACCTTCGGCAAGGCTGCACCGAACCTGGTGTCGACCCTGAACATCGGCGCATTCAACGTCGGCAACGCACTCGGTGCCTGGGTCGGCGGCAGCGTCATCGCCCATGGCTTCGGCCTGACCCGCGTGCCGCTCGCAGCCGCCGCACTGGCGGTGCTCGCCCTGCTGGTAACCCTGATTACTTTCCGTCAGAGCGGCGACCCCGAACTGGCCCCAGCTACTTCTAACTGA
- a CDS encoding efflux RND transporter periplasmic adaptor subunit has protein sequence MQLKPAVTALVTAIALASLLSGCKKEEAAPAAPTPQVGVVTLQPQAFTLTSELPGRTSAFRIAEVRPQVNGIILKRLFKEGGDVKAGQQLYQIDPSVYDATLKSAEANLRSTKSISDRYKQLVDEQAVSRQEYDTALANRLQSEASLQSAQINVRYTKVYAPISGRIGRSSVTEGALVSSGQSDAMAVIQQLDPIYVDVTQSSVELLELRRELESGRLQKAGDNAAAVKLTLEDGSQYAVDGKLEFSEVSVDQTTGSVTLRAVFPNPDHTLLPGMFVHAQLQSGVNSAAILAPQQGVTRDLKGTPTALVVGPDNKVELRQLKASRTVGNQWLIEDGLKAGDRVITEGLQFVRPGVEVKATEATNVGAQSPVPAQTAKIAVGGKGE, from the coding sequence ATGCAACTCAAGCCAGCTGTTACCGCTCTGGTTACTGCCATCGCCCTGGCATCGCTGCTCAGCGGATGTAAAAAGGAAGAGGCGGCACCTGCCGCACCCACCCCTCAGGTCGGCGTCGTAACCCTGCAACCACAAGCCTTCACCCTGACGTCCGAACTTCCGGGGCGCACCAGTGCGTTCCGCATTGCCGAAGTTCGCCCACAGGTCAACGGCATCATTCTCAAACGACTGTTCAAGGAAGGCGGCGACGTCAAGGCCGGTCAGCAGCTGTATCAGATCGACCCGTCAGTCTATGACGCGACCCTGAAAAGCGCTGAGGCCAACCTGCGTTCGACCAAATCGATCTCGGATCGCTACAAACAACTGGTCGACGAACAGGCCGTCAGCCGTCAGGAATACGACACGGCCCTGGCCAACCGCCTGCAATCGGAAGCGTCTCTGCAGAGCGCCCAGATCAACGTGCGCTACACCAAGGTCTACGCACCGATCTCCGGTCGCATCGGCCGTTCGTCGGTGACGGAAGGCGCGCTGGTCAGCAGCGGCCAGAGCGACGCCATGGCCGTCATCCAGCAACTGGACCCGATCTATGTCGACGTGACCCAGTCCTCGGTGGAGCTCCTTGAGCTGCGCCGCGAACTGGAAAGCGGTCGTCTGCAAAAAGCGGGCGACAACGCCGCCGCGGTCAAGCTGACCCTGGAAGACGGCAGCCAGTACGCCGTGGACGGCAAGCTTGAGTTCTCCGAAGTCTCGGTTGACCAGACCACCGGTTCCGTGACCCTGCGCGCGGTGTTCCCGAACCCTGATCACACCCTGCTGCCGGGCATGTTCGTTCACGCTCAGTTGCAATCCGGCGTGAACAGCGCGGCGATTCTGGCTCCGCAACAAGGCGTGACCCGTGACCTCAAAGGCACCCCGACCGCACTGGTCGTCGGTCCAGACAACAAGGTTGAACTGCGTCAGCTCAAGGCCAGCCGCACCGTTGGTAACCAATGGCTGATTGAAGACGGTCTGAAGGCCGGCGATCGCGTGATCACCGAAGGGCTGCAATTCGTCAGACCCGGCGTTGAAGTCAAGGCCACAGAAGCCACCAACGTTGGCGCCCAGAGCCCGGTCCCCGCACAGACAGCCAAAATCGCTGTCGGCGGCAAAGGGGAGTAA
- a CDS encoding ACP phosphodiesterase: protein MNYLAHLHLGGQRPGQMLGSLYGDFVKGQLQGQFDPEIEAAIQLHRSIDVFTDRHPLVDVSLSRFSITRRRYAGIVLDVFFDHCLARDWALYADQPLTQFTSDVYRVLLAEPQLPERLAKIAPHMVANDWLGAYREFEVLEQVLRGISRRLTRPEELAAAMQELRVLYEPLSEDFRLFYPQLQDFVQSQPAT, encoded by the coding sequence ATGAACTATCTCGCACATCTGCACCTCGGTGGTCAGCGTCCCGGTCAAATGCTCGGCAGTCTGTATGGCGATTTCGTCAAAGGGCAGCTGCAAGGGCAGTTCGATCCGGAGATCGAGGCGGCCATCCAGTTGCATCGCAGCATCGATGTCTTCACCGACCGTCATCCGTTGGTGGATGTCTCGTTGTCACGGTTTTCCATCACGCGCAGGCGTTATGCGGGGATCGTGCTCGATGTGTTTTTCGACCATTGCCTGGCGCGGGACTGGGCGCTGTACGCGGACCAGCCGCTTACGCAATTCACCTCGGATGTTTACCGGGTGCTGCTGGCCGAGCCGCAGTTGCCGGAGCGCCTGGCGAAGATTGCACCGCACATGGTGGCCAATGACTGGTTGGGGGCCTATCGGGAATTCGAAGTGCTTGAGCAGGTGTTGCGGGGGATTTCACGCAGACTGACGCGGCCCGAGGAACTGGCCGCAGCGATGCAGGAATTGCGGGTTTTGTATGAGCCGTTGAGCGAAGACTTCAGGTTGTTCTACCCGCAGCTCCAGGATTTTGTGCAGAGTCAGCCAGCGACATAA
- a CDS encoding alkene reductase has translation MTTIFDPIKLGDLELANRIIMAPLTRCRADEGRVPNALMAEYYVQRASAGLILSEATSVTPMGVGYPDTPGIWSNDQVRGWSNVTKAIHGAGGKIFLQLWHVGRVSHPSYLNGEAPVAPSAIQPKGHVSLVRPLADYPTPRALETAEIADIVDAYRVGAENAKAAGFDGVEIHGANGYLLDQFLQSSTNQRTDNYGGSLENRARLLLEVTDAAIEVWGAGRVGVHLAPRADSHDMGDDNLSETFTYVARELGKRGIAFICSREKEGADSLGPQLKEAFGGPYIANERFTKDSANEWLASGKADAVAFGVPFIANPDLPARLKADAPLNEARPELFYGKGPVGYIDYPAL, from the coding sequence ATGACGACTATTTTCGATCCGATCAAACTGGGCGACCTCGAGTTGGCCAACCGCATCATCATGGCACCGCTGACCCGCTGCCGCGCCGACGAAGGCCGTGTGCCGAACGCGCTGATGGCCGAGTACTACGTGCAACGCGCCTCTGCCGGCCTGATTCTCAGCGAGGCCACGTCGGTCACGCCGATGGGCGTCGGCTACCCGGACACGCCCGGTATCTGGTCCAACGATCAGGTGCGCGGCTGGAGCAACGTGACCAAAGCAATCCACGGCGCGGGCGGTAAAATCTTCCTGCAACTGTGGCACGTGGGTCGGGTTTCCCACCCTTCGTACCTGAACGGCGAAGCACCGGTCGCACCCAGTGCCATCCAGCCTAAGGGCCATGTCAGCCTGGTTCGTCCATTGGCCGACTACCCGACCCCGCGCGCCCTGGAAACCGCTGAAATCGCCGACATCGTCGACGCTTACCGCGTGGGTGCCGAGAATGCCAAGGCCGCCGGTTTCGACGGCGTGGAAATCCACGGCGCCAACGGCTACCTGCTCGACCAGTTCCTGCAAAGCAGCACCAACCAGCGCACCGACAACTATGGCGGCTCCCTGGAAAACCGTGCGCGCCTGTTGCTGGAAGTGACTGACGCTGCGATCGAAGTCTGGGGGGCTGGCCGCGTTGGCGTGCACCTGGCACCGCGCGCCGATTCCCATGACATGGGCGACGACAACCTGTCCGAGACCTTCACCTACGTCGCTCGCGAACTGGGCAAACGCGGCATCGCGTTCATCTGCTCACGCGAAAAAGAAGGCGCCGACAGCCTCGGCCCACAATTGAAAGAAGCCTTCGGCGGCCCATACATCGCCAACGAACGTTTCACCAAGGACAGCGCCAACGAGTGGTTGGCCAGCGGCAAGGCTGACGCGGTGGCGTTCGGCGTACCGTTTATCGCCAACCCCGATCTGCCGGCACGCTTGAAGGCCGATGCGCCGTTGAACGAGGCGCGTCCGGAACTGTTCTACGGCAAGGGCCCGGTCGGTTATATCGACTACCCGGCGCTGTAA
- a CDS encoding 1-acyl-sn-glycerol-3-phosphate acyltransferase: MSRLRVYARIARVLMVVALGLSMASVFGVFERLGIAHSMVRRQRWSRFFMARLSNALPFRVTVHGQLPKVPMLWVSNHVSWTDIPLLGMLTPMSFLSKAEVRTWPVAGWLAAKAGSLFIRRGSGDSQLIRKQMTRHLEQAHPLLMFPEGTTTDGRSLRTFHGRLLSAAIDSEVALQPVAIRYLRNGELDTLAPFIGDDDLLSHLMRLFANDRGEVGIHLLKPIECQERERAALAFEAQEAVQKALFGAIPEPRQVPIRPAIAA, from the coding sequence ATGAGCCGCTTGCGGGTGTACGCGCGAATTGCGCGAGTGCTGATGGTGGTGGCGCTGGGCTTGAGCATGGCCAGCGTCTTCGGTGTGTTCGAACGACTGGGGATTGCCCATTCGATGGTCCGCCGCCAGCGTTGGTCGCGGTTTTTCATGGCGCGGCTGAGCAATGCCCTGCCCTTTCGCGTGACCGTCCACGGTCAACTGCCGAAGGTGCCGATGCTCTGGGTCAGTAATCACGTGTCCTGGACCGACATTCCACTGCTGGGCATGCTCACGCCGATGTCGTTCCTGTCCAAGGCCGAAGTGCGCACCTGGCCGGTGGCGGGTTGGCTGGCGGCCAAGGCTGGCAGCTTGTTCATTCGCCGTGGTTCGGGCGATAGCCAGTTGATCCGCAAACAAATGACCCGCCATTTGGAGCAAGCGCACCCGCTGCTGATGTTCCCGGAAGGCACCACCACCGATGGTCGTTCGCTGCGCACCTTCCACGGTCGTTTGCTGTCAGCGGCGATCGACTCCGAAGTGGCGCTGCAACCGGTGGCGATTCGTTATCTGCGCAACGGCGAGCTCGATACCCTGGCACCGTTCATTGGCGATGATGATTTGCTGTCGCACCTGATGCGCTTGTTCGCCAATGATCGGGGTGAGGTGGGGATTCATCTGCTCAAACCGATCGAGTGCCAGGAGCGGGAACGCGCGGCGCTGGCGTTCGAGGCACAGGAGGCGGTGCAGAAGGCGTTGTTCGGGGCGATTCCGGAACCCCGACAAGTCCCGATTCGCCCCGCCATCGCCGCTTAA